The genomic DNA CTTGGTTGATCGCACCGGCGGGCAGGCCAACATGGCAAATCCGTCAACCAGGGCCCGATCCCTACCGATATTTTGATGCTGTGACCGGCCAGGAGAACCCTGATGGCGACCGACAGCGAGCCATCCAACTGGCCCGTCATTTCGCAGGTGATCAGCACAGCCCCCTTCGCAATGCGCAACGGCTGACTCAATTTGATGCTGACTATCCCTCGGTCAATCGGCTACTCCCGGTGTGGCGTGTGGATTTCGACCGGCCAGATAGGCTGCGTGCCTATGTGGAAACCGGCCCGGCAAGGCTGTCTGCGCTGGTGGATGATCGAAAGGCCATCTTCCAGCAACTGTTCCGCATACTCCATAACTGGTCATGGGCTGACGACTGGCCTGGGCCAAGACGCCTGGTCATGACCATCCTGCTCATTGGCATCGCCACCACCACGGCAATCGGCCTACTGGTCTATATCTTGCAAAAGAGCCGCCCCTCGCGACCAGCCAGCCGGGTATGGCACCGCCGAATCGGCCTGCTCGCGACACTGAGTATGTTGGCTTTTTGCAGCAGTGCCGTGCTTCATCTATGGCTAAAAGCTCCGCTCGCCCCCCCTGTCCAGTTGGCCACGCCTTTTGATACCACCTTACTCACCGCCCAACCCACACAGTTGAAATCCGGTGCGGTCCTGGTCAATATCAGCGGCCAAGCTGCCTGGTTACTACCACGAATGAGCAAGGCAGGCGGAGCCGAGCATCAACACCATGCCGCGCACACAGTGCGCCACCCCACCCCGCCCGCACGCTATCTGGATGCGGCTACCGGGCAGGTCCTACCAGATGGCGAGCCTCGCCATGTCCAGCACTTGACGACCAGGCTGCTGGGCCAGCCCGCCACGGGCAATCCACGTTACCAGTGGGTTCATCGGTTCGAAGGGGAATACGGCTTTATCAATAAACGCCTGCCCGTGGTTCAGATCAAGCAAGGTGACCGCACCGACTATCTGGAACTCTCGACCGCCAGCT from Chitinivorax tropicus includes the following:
- a CDS encoding PepSY domain-containing protein, which translates into the protein MTHSDSKLTRQLTASRWLGRCYRWHKQIALVVAIPAVLWALTGLAHPIMTRLFPSALTMQPPTETIQTPEGQPLASIMRQAGIHQIEAAWLIAPAGRPTWQIRQPGPDPYRYFDAVTGQENPDGDRQRAIQLARHFAGDQHSPLRNAQRLTQFDADYPSVNRLLPVWRVDFDRPDRLRAYVETGPARLSALVDDRKAIFQQLFRILHNWSWADDWPGPRRLVMTILLIGIATTTAIGLLVYILQKSRPSRPASRVWHRRIGLLATLSMLAFCSSAVLHLWLKAPLAPPVQLATPFDTTLLTAQPTQLKSGAVLVNISGQAAWLLPRMSKAGGAEHQHHAAHTVRHPTPPARYLDAATGQVLPDGEPRHVQHLTTRLLGQPATGNPRYQWVHRFEGEYGFINKRLPVVQIKQGDRTDYLELSTASWAAHIEPSVRTEGYLFSWLHKAQWLDPLGKNTRDTVLGCFALLNAIMIGIGVWMWWKKRRSPRGSPQQSHHSAQ